GCGCAACCGCACGCGTATGACTCCCGACCTCACCCATTGCCATCGTCGCCACCCGATCCCCGTGGGCGGTCACCTGCTCCGTCGCGGCGAGCACGGCGAGCGTGTCCTTCTTCGATTCCGCAGTGACGGCCAGCTTCGACACGTCGGCGTGCTTGGCCGCTTCCGTCAACGTCGAGACCATCTCGCCTCGAGAGGGCGTCCCCTCGAAATCGTGACTCGAGGCGACCACCGAGACGTCACGATCACGCGCAGTCTCCAACACGTTCTCGGCGTCGCCATCGAGAATCGCCTCGAGTTCCACGTCGATCGCCCCCACGGCATCGAACTGAGTCGCCTCCGCCAACACCTCGAGTCGCTCCTCATCATCTCCCACCCACTCGCCGCCTTCCCAGGCGGCCCTGTTCGTCGCGAGAATGGGCAACTCGCCCTCGTACTGCTCGAGCACCGCAAGGGGCTCGTCGGTCAGATCCATTCGAAACTCGATCGCGTCCGCATGCTCGCGGGCTGCGGGTTCTTCGGAGAGATCGGCGGTCGACGCGGTGAGGACGAACGAGTCGAAGTCGAGGCTCATTGTGACTGTTGTGTGTGAACGGAGAGAAAAACAAACCGGTGTCGATCCGCGAGATTAGGCCAGTCCGAGCGTCTCCTCAGCCTCGAGGAGTTCGTGATACCGGTTCCGAATCGTTACTTCGGAGATGTCAGCGACGTCGCTGACGGCGGCCTGCGTGGTCTTCTCGTTGGTCAACAGTGCGGCGGCGTAGACCGCAGCGGCGGCGAGGCCCACCGGCGACTTCCCGCTGTGGACGCCCTTTTCCTTGGCGTTCTGGAGGAGTCCGCGGGCGCGGTGTTCGGCCTCGTCGGAGAGGTCGAGTCCCGAGGCGAAGCGGGGAACGTAGCTCTCTGGGTCGGCGGGCTGGACCTCGAGACCCAGTTCACGGACGACGTAGCGGTAGGTCCGAGCGATCTCGTTTTTCTCGACGCGGGAGACGTCGGCGATCTCGTCGAGGCTTCGGGGGACGCCCGCCTGACGGGCGGCGGCGTAGACACAGGAAGTCGAGACGCCCTCGATGGAGCGGCCGGGGAGCAGGTCCTCGTCGAGTGCGCGACGGTAGATGACGGACGCGGTCTCGCGGACGTTCGTCGGCAGTCCGAGCGCACTCGCCATTCGGTCGATCTCGCCCAGGGCCTGTTTCAGGTTGCGTTCCTTGGAGTCGCGGGTGCGGAAGCGCTCGTTCCACTTGCGGAGACGCTGCATCTTCTCGCGCTGGCGGGAGCCAAGCGAGTTTCCGTAGGCGTCCTTGTTCCGCCAGTCGATGTTCGTCGACAGCCCCTTGTCGTGCATCGTGTTCGTCGTGGGCGCGCCCACGCGGGACTTTTCGTTCTTCTCGGCGGCGTCGAACGCGCGCCACTCGGGACCGCGGTCGACCGAGTCCTCTTCGACGACTAGGCCGCAGTCCTCACAAACGGTTTCGCCGTGTTCGTCGTCGACGACCAGGTGTCCCGTACACTCGGGGCAGGCGAGGTCGTTCTGCTCGGTCTCGTTCGTCTCTTCGTTCGATTCTCGTTCGGTACGTCGTACTCTGGTGCTCGATGGTGTGTTAGTCATACGATGGCGAATGCTGACCGGCCGAACTGACTGCAAAAGCCCGGACGGGTTCGTTACCTACCTCGTTCTGATACTCGAGGGTTAAGGGTTTCGGAATCGCGGGCCGACACCTCTCGAAAGCGGATAATTCGGGCGAACTAGTATGATCATTCGGAACAGTTATGCTGAGAAGGTGATCCGAATCGTCACTGCCTAATCCGGACCGTCCGAACCACAGGTATGGACGTCGCAGTCGGGAGTACGAACCCGGTCAAGGTGGATGCGGTCGAACGAACGCTCGAGCGATTCCGGCCGTCGGTGTCCGCGGTCGCCGTCGACTCGGGCGTCCCCGAACAGCCGTGGTCGATCGAGGAAACCGTGACGGGTGCCGAAAACCGCGCACGACGAGCCCTCGCCGCGACCGACGCCGACTACGGGATCGGTCTCGAGGGCGGTGTCGCCCGAATCGACGGCGTCCCCGGCCTCTCGTTGATCATGTGGGCCGCCGTGACCGACGGCGACCGACTGGAACGCGGTGGCGGCCCGACGCTTCCGCTCCCCGACGACGTCGCTCGTCGCCTCGAGGACGGGGCCGAACTGGGGCCGGTGATGGACGACCGCCACGGTACCGACGGAATCGCCGAACGCGACGGTGCGGCCGGAGTGCTGACGGACGGGCTGACGAACCGGTCGCGGGCGCTGAGCGAAGCGGTCGCGTGTGCCGTCGGTCCGTTCGTCATCGGTGACTCGTTTGCTAGCCGACTGTAACGCATCGACGACGGTTTTTATCGACGGGGTGTTTACACTCCCACGAAACCCGTTCGACTGCCAGTACCGTCAAAAACTGACGATAGTACGAAAAAATTGACGTTCGTTGTCTGTAGATAGTCAGTAAAAGGCATATATTAACCGAACGTACCAACGAAAGCTTTCTGCTCCGTTATGCATCCATTACTCACTGAGAAAACCGCATGCAAGCGAAGGGTTAACCGCACGTACCAAACCCCCTAAGGGCATTCTCGGCATTGACTGGAGTATGAGCACTGCACTAACCGCGGACCTCACGAACAAACAGCGCCAGATCCTCCAGTATCTCCGTAATAACGCCGGAACGAAGACGTACTTTAAGTCACGTCTCATCGGCAAGGAGTTGGGCATGACGGCCAAGGAGGTCGGCTCGAACATCACCGCCCTCCAGGACGGCAACTACGACATCGAGATCGAGAAGTGGGGCTACTCCTCGAGCACGACGTGGAAAGTCAACGCGTAACGGATCGCAGCCGGCCAGTCACCGCCTCTGGCCTGCACACGTCGTCTTGTCCGCGTTTTCCGTCTCCCCCATCGTTCGTCGACCGCTTTTTTACGGCTCGCTACGTACCCTCGATCGACAGATGTCGCCGCCGATACTGTTCGACATGGACGGAGTTATTCTCGAGGGCCCCGGCACCGATCCACAGGTGTACGCCGACGCGGCCGACGCGGCCCTCGACGAGCTCGGTGCCGAGCCGACGCCAGCCCAACTAACCGATCTCAGACGGCACAACCTCGAACACATCAGCGACCACTGCGACGCGCTGGGTATCGACGCTGAGGCGTTCTGGAAGCTAAAAGACGAGTACGCATCGGAGACGAGCCACGACCTGATTCGGTCGGGCGAACGCGGGCTGTACGACGATATCGACGCACTCGCCGACCTAGCCGATCGGACCACGATCGGACTCGTCACGAACAACCGCCACGCGACCGCCGAGTTCGTCGCCGACCACATGCCAGTCGAGTTCGATGTCGTTCGCGGTCGCCGGCCAACGTTCGACGACTTTCGGAGAAAGAAACCCGAGCCCGACTTCATCGATGACGCGCTCTCGGAACTCGGTGTCGACAACGGGTTCTACGTCGGCGACTCGCACAAAGACGTCACGGCGGGACGGGCGGCGGGTCTCGAGCCGATCTACCTCCGTCGCTCGCACAATCGGCACGTCGATCGACCGGTCGACGCCGCGGCGATCGTCGACTCACTCGTAGCGCTCCCGACGCTCCCGGCGGTCGTCGAAACGATTTGAACGACACAAACGGCCCCGAATCCGGGGAGTAATCTACTCTTACCGCCCGTATTACGTCCTTACCCGTCGTAGACGATGAACTGATCGGCGTTCCGCGCGAGCTGTCGGGCCGCCTCCCCGAAGGAGTCGGCGTGACGGACGACCAGAATCAGGACCGTCTCGGGGCGTTCGACGGCGTAACCGTCCTCGCGCGAGAGCAAGCCGGCCTCTTCGAGTTCGCCGGCGTACTTGCTCACCGTCGGCGGCGAAACGTCGAGCGCCGTCGCGAGGTCGCCGGCCGTCGCGTCCGACGTCGAGAGGAGTTCGATCAACATCCCGCGCGGCGTATCCCGGCGAAGGTAGCCAAGCGTCTGCTTTTCGAACTCGTCGAACCGATCCGCGAGGACGAATCGTTTGTAGTCGCCGTCCCGAAAGCGTTCGATTGCGTCGAGTTCCTCGAGCCGGCGCAGGTGGTGTTGGGTCTCGCCGGTGCCGAGTTGGAGATCGTCCCGGATCTTCGAGAAGTGTGCACCGGGCGTCGTGGAGAGATAGCCGGCGATCGCGTCGCGGGCGTCGCTTTCGCCCGTATCAGCTGCTGCAGAATCGGAGAGGCCGGCCAGCGGTGCCGCAGCACCGAGCGCTGCGAACCGGCGCAGGGTCGCTCGTTTATCGTCGTCGACCCCATCGGAACTCGTCATGTAATACCTACCGACCGAAACGTGGCGGGACGTAAAACAGGTTTCGCTCCGCTTTCTTCACCGAGAGCGGAGTGTCTGGAATCTATGAACCCTTGCCGGAGTCGGCGTCGCCGGCGAACTCCTGATCCATCTCTTCGATAACGTCGTCGGGATCGGAGATCGTGCCGGCGTCTTTGCCCTCTTTGATCGCCTGGGCTTCCTGTTCCATCGCCTCGAGATCCATCTCGGCTTCCTCGTCGATCTCGCCGATGATTTCGGCGATGTCGTCGAGCCCGATCAGTTCGCGAGTTTCCTCGTCGAACTCGAGGCTCTCGAGCGAGTCGCCGTCTTCCTTGACATCGCTGCCCGAGAGGTGTTTGCCGTAGCGGCCGACCATCGAGGTGAGCTCTTGGGGCATCACGAACGTTGTCGAATCGCTCTGGCCGATCTCGGCGAGCGTCTCCATCCCCTGATCGATGATGGCGCGTTCGCCCATCGATTCGGCGGATTTCGCGCGCAGGACCGTCGAAATCGAGTCACCCTGTGCTTCGAGGATCTGACTCTGCTTTTCACCCTGTGCGCGGATGATCTCGGACTGCTTGTCACCTTCCGCCTTCTCGACGGCACTGCGGCGTTCACCCTGTGCCTCGAGAATCATGGCGCGGCGTTTCCGCTCCGCGGAGGTCTGTTGCTCCATCGCGCGCTGGACGTCCTTGGACGGGTTGACTTCACGGACCTCCACCGACTCGACGCGAATACCCCACTCGTCGGTGGGTTCGTCGAGCTCCTGGCGGATGCGCGCGTTGATCTCCTGGCGCTTGTTCAGCGTGTCGTCCAGCTCCATGTCACCCAGTACGGCACGCAGAGTGGTCTGGGCGAGGTTCGAGGTCGCTCGTTTGTAGTCGTCGACCTGGAGGAACGCCTTCTTGGCGTCCATAACCTTGATGTAAACGACGGCATCGGCGGTCACGGGGGAGTTGTCGCGCGTGATCGCTTCCTGCCGAGGGACGTCCAGCGTCTGCGTTCGCATGTCGAACCGATACGTGTTCGAGACGAACGGCGGGACGAAGTTGATTCCGGGCTCGAGGAGTTTTCTATACTCCCCGAAGACAGTGAGCGCACGCTTCTCGTACGCGTCGACGATCTCGATCGCACTGAGCAGTGCGGCGATAACGACGAGGAGGACGAGTGCACCGAGGAATAGCAGTGCACCGCCGGTCTGCAACGGGAGTAGTTCTACAACCATAGTTCCGTCTTACGGGGGGGACGGCAAAAACGTTCCCTTATTTCAGTAACATATCCGTCGACGCGACCGTCTCGAGCCGAGGTCAAGCCTAACTCGAGCCGAGGTTTCGATCGGCTCGAGCCCAACCGTCTGCGTCTCAGTTCGATTTCTCCGTCTCCGTTTCGGTTTCGGCTTCCGGTTCGGCGTCCGACTCCACGTCGTCCGTCGGCTGGGAGTCGTCGACTTCCACCGCAGAATCCGAGTCGGCAGCACCCTCCGCGAGCGCCCGATCGATCTCATCCTCACCAATCGCGCCAAGCGATTCGACCGTGAGCACGTTTCCGCCGCCGGGATCGAGAACGATCACTTCTTCGCCCTCCTCAATCGTTCCGCTCGTCGTCCGCGCGCTGTAGAAGGGCGCGAATCCGCCTTCGTCGAGTTTGACCTCGCCGTCGCGAGTCGTGACGGTCTCGGTGACGTAGCCCGTCGTGCCCGCGAGCGTACTCGAGTCCGAAGTCTGTGCGGTTCCCTTCCCACCGTAGAAGTCGAACTCGTTGTAGACGTAGGCCGCGGCGAGGCCGATGACGAGCGTCAACCCCGCCAGTATGAACGTGTTGGCGACGGGCGGAAAGATGAGTCCGATGAGCCCCGCACCGACCAGTGCGACGCCGATGACGATGAGGTGTGCACCCGGCGAGAGGGCCTCGAGCGCCATCAGGACGAGACCCACCGAAAGGAGCACGAGCGGCATGTTCGCGAAGAGGAGTTCGAGCATACGTCGAGCTAAGTTCTCACCCAAATTAAAGGTTGTCGAGGCGGTCCGTTAACCGTACCGACGGAAACCAGACAGCGGTCGCTTCGGTGCCGCCTCTTACCCCCGCTCAAAGCATAATCGACGCGATCTGGAACATCACGAGTAGCATCGCGACTGCACCCAGAATAACGAAGAGGATGTTCTCGAGCGACGGGTCGCCGGGTTCGATCGGCGTCGAGCTGGGTTCCGGTGCGTACGGATCGTCTCCGTCTGCATCGTCAGCACCGTCTGCGCTCGTTTCGTCCTCGTCGGGCGCGTCAGAGAGATCCAGTG
Above is a window of Natronorubrum tibetense GA33 DNA encoding:
- a CDS encoding type I 3-dehydroquinate dehydratase, which gives rise to MSLDFDSFVLTASTADLSEEPAAREHADAIEFRMDLTDEPLAVLEQYEGELPILATNRAAWEGGEWVGDDEERLEVLAEATQFDAVGAIDVELEAILDGDAENVLETARDRDVSVVASSHDFEGTPSRGEMVSTLTEAAKHADVSKLAVTAESKKDTLAVLAATEQVTAHGDRVATMAMGEVGSHTRAVAPVYGSKIGYAPVDAADATAPGQYDLETLSILASELSS
- a CDS encoding transcription initiation factor IIB produces the protein MTNTPSSTRVRRTERESNEETNETEQNDLACPECTGHLVVDDEHGETVCEDCGLVVEEDSVDRGPEWRAFDAAEKNEKSRVGAPTTNTMHDKGLSTNIDWRNKDAYGNSLGSRQREKMQRLRKWNERFRTRDSKERNLKQALGEIDRMASALGLPTNVRETASVIYRRALDEDLLPGRSIEGVSTSCVYAAARQAGVPRSLDEIADVSRVEKNEIARTYRYVVRELGLEVQPADPESYVPRFASGLDLSDEAEHRARGLLQNAKEKGVHSGKSPVGLAAAAVYAAALLTNEKTTQAAVSDVADISEVTIRNRYHELLEAEETLGLA
- the yjjX gene encoding inosine/xanthosine triphosphatase: MDVAVGSTNPVKVDAVERTLERFRPSVSAVAVDSGVPEQPWSIEETVTGAENRARRALAATDADYGIGLEGGVARIDGVPGLSLIMWAAVTDGDRLERGGGPTLPLPDDVARRLEDGAELGPVMDDRHGTDGIAERDGAAGVLTDGLTNRSRALSEAVACAVGPFVIGDSFASRL
- a CDS encoding DUF7123 family protein; translated protein: MSTALTADLTNKQRQILQYLRNNAGTKTYFKSRLIGKELGMTAKEVGSNITALQDGNYDIEIEKWGYSSSTTWKVNA
- a CDS encoding HAD family hydrolase codes for the protein MSPPILFDMDGVILEGPGTDPQVYADAADAALDELGAEPTPAQLTDLRRHNLEHISDHCDALGIDAEAFWKLKDEYASETSHDLIRSGERGLYDDIDALADLADRTTIGLVTNNRHATAEFVADHMPVEFDVVRGRRPTFDDFRRKKPEPDFIDDALSELGVDNGFYVGDSHKDVTAGRAAGLEPIYLRRSHNRHVDRPVDAAAIVDSLVALPTLPAVVETI
- a CDS encoding winged helix-turn-helix transcriptional regulator, with translation MTSSDGVDDDKRATLRRFAALGAAAPLAGLSDSAAADTGESDARDAIAGYLSTTPGAHFSKIRDDLQLGTGETQHHLRRLEELDAIERFRDGDYKRFVLADRFDEFEKQTLGYLRRDTPRGMLIELLSTSDATAGDLATALDVSPPTVSKYAGELEEAGLLSREDGYAVERPETVLILVVRHADSFGEAARQLARNADQFIVYDG
- a CDS encoding SPFH domain-containing protein — translated: MVVELLPLQTGGALLFLGALVLLVVIAALLSAIEIVDAYEKRALTVFGEYRKLLEPGINFVPPFVSNTYRFDMRTQTLDVPRQEAITRDNSPVTADAVVYIKVMDAKKAFLQVDDYKRATSNLAQTTLRAVLGDMELDDTLNKRQEINARIRQELDEPTDEWGIRVESVEVREVNPSKDVQRAMEQQTSAERKRRAMILEAQGERRSAVEKAEGDKQSEIIRAQGEKQSQILEAQGDSISTVLRAKSAESMGERAIIDQGMETLAEIGQSDSTTFVMPQELTSMVGRYGKHLSGSDVKEDGDSLESLEFDEETRELIGLDDIAEIIGEIDEEAEMDLEAMEQEAQAIKEGKDAGTISDPDDVIEEMDQEFAGDADSGKGS
- a CDS encoding NfeD family protein; protein product: MLELLFANMPLVLLSVGLVLMALEALSPGAHLIVIGVALVGAGLIGLIFPPVANTFILAGLTLVIGLAAAYVYNEFDFYGGKGTAQTSDSSTLAGTTGYVTETVTTRDGEVKLDEGGFAPFYSARTTSGTIEEGEEVIVLDPGGGNVLTVESLGAIGEDEIDRALAEGAADSDSAVEVDDSQPTDDVESDAEPEAETETETEKSN